One window of Methanogenium organophilum genomic DNA carries:
- a CDS encoding NADH-quinone oxidoreductase subunit B family protein, with protein sequence MKIAIEELAGCSGCTIAVLDLHETILDLVEEADIVYSPVIMDVKEPPEDIDIAFVTGAVRNEENQERLKKIRKNSRVLVALGTCACYGGISGLSMMSGREDLFKMIYTGVDTVKEDGKIPHDVPEFLYRVFAVGDMVKIDYYIPGCPPKEARLREIILPLIKGDTIRLSRKSVCSECDRKMGEVKDWSLKRRHVGIPDRNTCLLGQGYLCLGPVTFCGCNAACPKNNVPCHGCNGPSLDILREPCRDIYNLMVRRIADLTDIPSKEIEKELYDVGHIMYAFTMGSEVMEDKEISKIREVISQEGNR encoded by the coding sequence ATGAAAATTGCAATAGAAGAACTGGCCGGATGTTCCGGCTGTACAATTGCTGTTCTTGACCTCCATGAAACAATTCTGGATCTGGTTGAAGAAGCAGACATCGTATATTCCCCGGTAATAATGGATGTGAAAGAACCTCCTGAAGATATTGACATTGCATTTGTGACAGGGGCAGTGCGTAACGAGGAAAACCAGGAGCGGCTGAAAAAAATCCGGAAAAATTCCCGGGTTCTGGTAGCTCTCGGTACCTGCGCGTGTTATGGAGGAATATCAGGGCTGTCCATGATGAGCGGAAGAGAAGATCTCTTCAAAATGATATATACCGGAGTTGATACCGTCAAAGAAGACGGCAAAATTCCCCACGATGTGCCGGAATTCCTGTACCGTGTCTTTGCTGTAGGAGACATGGTAAAAATTGATTATTATATTCCCGGATGTCCTCCAAAAGAGGCACGACTGAGAGAAATTATCCTTCCTTTGATTAAGGGGGATACCATACGTCTGTCACGCAAGTCTGTCTGCTCGGAATGCGACCGCAAAATGGGTGAAGTAAAGGACTGGTCACTAAAACGCCGCCATGTAGGAATTCCAGACAGAAACACATGCCTTCTTGGACAAGGATATCTCTGTCTTGGTCCGGTGACATTCTGTGGATGTAATGCAGCATGTCCCAAGAATAATGTTCCCTGTCACGGGTGCAACGGACCATCTCTGGATATACTCAGGGAACCCTGCCGGGACATATATAATCTAATGGTCAGGAGAATCGCTGATCTAACAGATATTCCATCAAAAGAGATTGAAAAAGAGCTCTATGATGTTGGACACATCATGTATGCGTTTACGATGGGAAGCGAAGTAATGGAAGATAAAGAGATATCAAAAATCCGTGAAGTAATCTCCCAGGAGGGGAACAGATGA
- a CDS encoding DUF473 domain-containing protein, which yields MMNCTLKCIALTGIGPHVIEELKKGKPRTLELQSAHNLISLTVVSPGDVMLLTPVDLDDFTGGDRGIIVQVISLTINMKRLVEYAAPYHYEERERMSARIQVRYMDGAIAKSVEGTRWGEPTFAEVLRPSHYRAG from the coding sequence ATGATGAACTGTACGCTTAAGTGTATTGCACTCACTGGTATCGGACCACATGTTATTGAAGAGCTGAAGAAGGGGAAGCCACGGACACTGGAACTTCAGAGTGCACATAATCTGATTTCTCTTACGGTAGTATCACCTGGTGACGTTATGTTGCTCACACCGGTTGATCTGGATGATTTTACTGGCGGAGATCGTGGAATCATTGTGCAGGTGATCTCACTTACGATAAATATGAAGAGGCTGGTTGAATATGCGGCTCCTTATCACTATGAGGAACGGGAGAGGATGTCTGCGCGGATTCAGGTGCGATATATGGATGGAGCTATAGCAAAGTCAGTAGAGGGCACCAGATGGGGAGAACCTACGTTTGCAGAAGTACTCCGGCCATCGCATTACCGTGCCGGATGA
- the leuS gene encoding leucine--tRNA ligase: MQTFDLKNFEQEYKEIWRSQFESDPCTNEKFYLNVAYPYPSGAMHVGHGRTYIVPDVIGRYWRMKGRQVLYPMAFHVTGTPVIGISRRIAADDEKTIKLYKDLYRVPQETIETFTEPMAIVRHFSKEYERVMSRCGLSIDWRRRFTTVDPTYSKFIEWQYLHLYDENKVVRGAHPVKYCMGCDNPVGDHDLLEGEKAEIVKYVLVMFSWNDYTIPCATLRPETTYGVTNLWVNPDVMYQKVRVDGQNWILSPEATEKIRLQDHDVIVEGEISGSELVDQTVTNPLSGDVPILPATFVDSDMATGIVMSVPAHAPFDYIALRDLQKQGKYSDITPVPLIAVEGYGTCPAQDAVERSGIADQNDPAMEVLTQEVYNAEHSKGRMLPKYGGKPVKEAREEIADLMLERYGSAVMFEFDNRDVVCRCGTRVYVRILHDQWFLKYSDPEWKEHVHNDLESITLVPPEVRAEFSRTIDWLNDWACTRRIGLGTKLPWDKDWLVEPLSDSTMYMSYYTISHKIREIEPELLTPDVFDYIFLGIGDPQGIPRETLDDLRNEFLYWYPYDFRFSAKDLISNHLTFQMFHHDALFPPELRPQGMVIFGMGLLEGAKMSSSKGNVILLEDALDEFGADTVRMFLVGSAEPWQDFDWRNELVSSVRKQIERFWNTITEGLESKEAYDIDAWVLSRMQKHIEMTTKALEAFQTRQALQEAYFSIESDLKWYRRRLPEGVRTSTVINTIAPVWVRLLAPFIPYTCEALWTTVGTDEPVGFASWPQPDPSLIDTNLELSEELLSRTVEDIESIMRLIQIETESITLYVAPEWKWDLFQIIASASDRKKVMGEIMKNEDMRSRGKEATDAAKQITNQIHRFPPELVSSIAETQMDEVAVFSEVRDFLQREFGVPVSVINAEESSHPKARAALPFKPAIVVK; encoded by the coding sequence GTGCAAACATTTGATCTGAAAAACTTTGAACAAGAATATAAAGAAATCTGGCGGTCACAGTTTGAATCTGACCCGTGTACGAATGAAAAATTCTATCTGAATGTTGCATACCCGTATCCATCAGGGGCAATGCATGTCGGACATGGGAGAACGTACATTGTGCCGGATGTTATCGGCCGTTACTGGAGAATGAAAGGGCGCCAGGTGCTCTATCCGATGGCGTTTCATGTTACCGGCACTCCGGTAATTGGTATTTCACGCAGGATTGCAGCAGATGATGAGAAGACCATCAAACTCTATAAAGACCTGTATCGGGTACCGCAGGAGACAATAGAAACCTTCACTGAACCGATGGCAATTGTTCGTCATTTCAGTAAGGAATATGAACGGGTAATGAGCCGTTGTGGTCTTTCCATCGACTGGAGACGCCGGTTTACAACGGTGGACCCGACGTATTCTAAATTTATCGAATGGCAGTATCTTCATCTGTATGATGAAAACAAGGTTGTGAGAGGTGCCCATCCGGTAAAATACTGTATGGGGTGCGATAATCCGGTTGGAGATCATGACCTCCTGGAAGGGGAAAAAGCGGAAATTGTCAAATATGTTCTGGTAATGTTCAGCTGGAATGATTACACAATTCCCTGTGCCACGCTGAGGCCGGAGACAACGTATGGCGTGACAAATCTCTGGGTGAATCCCGATGTCATGTACCAGAAAGTCCGGGTGGACGGTCAGAACTGGATTCTGTCTCCTGAAGCAACAGAAAAGATACGCCTGCAGGATCATGATGTCATTGTTGAAGGGGAAATATCAGGTTCTGAGCTGGTTGATCAGACCGTCACGAATCCACTAAGCGGAGACGTGCCGATCCTGCCAGCTACCTTTGTTGACTCGGATATGGCAACAGGTATTGTGATGAGTGTGCCTGCTCATGCACCATTTGACTATATTGCTCTTCGTGACCTTCAGAAACAGGGGAAATATTCAGATATCACTCCTGTGCCCCTCATTGCTGTTGAAGGATATGGTACATGCCCTGCCCAGGATGCTGTCGAACGGTCTGGTATTGCTGATCAGAATGATCCTGCGATGGAAGTCCTTACTCAGGAAGTATATAATGCAGAACATTCAAAAGGTCGGATGCTTCCGAAATATGGTGGAAAGCCGGTAAAAGAAGCACGAGAAGAGATTGCTGATCTTATGCTCGAGCGGTATGGCTCTGCGGTAATGTTTGAATTTGACAACAGGGATGTCGTCTGCCGTTGTGGGACCCGGGTGTACGTGAGGATTTTACATGACCAGTGGTTCCTGAAATATAGTGATCCGGAATGGAAAGAGCACGTGCACAACGACCTGGAGTCCATTACTCTGGTACCTCCTGAGGTCAGGGCGGAATTTTCCCGCACAATTGACTGGCTCAATGACTGGGCGTGCACACGAAGAATCGGCCTTGGTACCAAACTGCCGTGGGATAAAGACTGGCTGGTTGAACCCCTGTCCGATTCGACAATGTATATGTCATACTATACGATTTCCCACAAAATCCGGGAAATCGAGCCCGAACTGCTCACGCCGGATGTGTTTGATTATATTTTCCTGGGTATAGGAGATCCACAGGGTATTCCCCGTGAGACCCTGGATGACCTGAGGAATGAGTTCCTCTACTGGTATCCCTATGATTTCCGGTTCTCTGCCAAAGATCTCATATCTAACCATCTGACGTTCCAGATGTTCCATCATGATGCGCTTTTCCCACCCGAACTGCGTCCGCAGGGTATGGTTATCTTTGGGATGGGTCTTTTGGAAGGGGCCAAGATGTCTTCTTCAAAAGGAAATGTGATTCTTCTTGAAGATGCTCTTGATGAATTTGGTGCTGATACCGTTCGGATGTTTTTGGTCGGCAGCGCAGAACCGTGGCAGGACTTTGACTGGAGGAACGAACTGGTTTCTTCTGTTCGAAAACAGATCGAGCGATTCTGGAACACAATCACCGAAGGCCTTGAATCAAAGGAGGCCTATGATATCGATGCGTGGGTCCTTTCACGTATGCAGAAGCATATTGAGATGACAACTAAGGCCCTTGAAGCGTTCCAGACCCGTCAGGCACTGCAGGAGGCGTACTTCAGTATAGAATCGGATCTGAAGTGGTACCGCCGCCGTCTTCCGGAGGGTGTCCGCACTTCAACGGTTATAAACACCATTGCACCGGTTTGGGTACGGTTGCTTGCACCGTTTATTCCATATACCTGCGAGGCACTCTGGACAACGGTGGGGACGGATGAACCCGTTGGATTTGCATCATGGCCACAGCCAGATCCCTCACTTATTGACACCAATCTTGAACTCTCAGAGGAACTTCTTTCAAGAACGGTGGAAGATATTGAATCCATTATGCGTCTGATTCAGATTGAGACAGAATCTATTACTCTCTACGTGGCACCGGAATGGAAATGGGATCTATTCCAAATTATTGCCTCTGCCTCTGACAGGAAGAAGGTGATGGGTGAGATCATGAAGAACGAGGATATGAGGAGCCGTGGGAAAGAGGCTACTGACGCTGCAAAACAGATCACCAATCAGATACACCGGTTCCCGCCTGAACTGGTATCTTCCATTGCTGAGACACAGATGGATGAGGTTGCGGTATTTAGTGAAGTACGGGACTTCCTGCAGCGTGAATTTGGTGTACCAGTCTCCGTTATCAATGCTGAGGAAAGTTCTCATCCCAAGGCACGGGCTGCACTTCCATTCAAACCCGCGATTGTAGTAAAATAG
- a CDS encoding Ni/Fe hydrogenase subunit alpha produces MTRINISPVTRIEGHAEVRIDLDESGGVETAHFNVVELRGFEKFMIGAAVEEAPRITPRICGICPTSHHVASAMACDQIYGAQIPDTAKYLRELLMHGQYVHSHSLHFFMLAAPDFLIGHDVPPEERNILGLVKKEPEIAKNAIRVRKFGQRLTEAIGGKPIHPSSAIPGGMSHPITENQRKELLEMAEEARKIAEECWILARDILDKTDLSFGAVDTAFMGSTENGRYSVSGGRTKVIDAGGSPITSFSGEEYLNNIEEYSEDWSYLKFSRLKDGQYYRVGPLARLNIVDSMGTPAADAALDEYRDKFGRYVQTTLAYNPARYIEFLASCERAVQILSEPSITSNDVRAEVGSVVNTRGVGIIEAPRGTLIHDYTVNEEGFLENCNLIVATCQNNWAMDRGVENVARKIVSNGNISESGKNQIEMVIRAYDPCISCATHAIGRMPLKWNIVPKRKGFNSTKP; encoded by the coding sequence ATGACCAGGATAAATATTAGTCCGGTCACCCGTATTGAAGGTCATGCAGAAGTGCGCATCGATCTTGATGAGAGTGGAGGTGTTGAAACCGCACATTTCAATGTTGTTGAACTTCGAGGATTTGAGAAATTCATGATTGGTGCAGCAGTTGAGGAAGCACCAAGAATTACTCCACGAATCTGTGGAATCTGCCCGACTTCCCATCATGTGGCTTCCGCAATGGCATGCGATCAGATCTATGGTGCACAAATCCCGGACACAGCAAAATATCTTCGTGAACTTCTGATGCATGGTCAATATGTACACTCACATTCCCTGCACTTTTTTATGCTCGCCGCACCGGACTTTCTCATTGGACATGATGTACCCCCGGAAGAAAGAAATATTCTTGGCCTGGTTAAAAAAGAACCGGAAATTGCAAAAAATGCCATTCGGGTTCGAAAGTTTGGTCAGCGGCTGACAGAGGCCATTGGGGGAAAACCCATTCATCCGTCATCAGCCATTCCGGGTGGCATGTCACATCCCATTACAGAAAACCAGAGAAAGGAACTGCTTGAAATGGCAGAAGAGGCAAGGAAGATAGCAGAGGAATGCTGGATTCTTGCACGTGATATTCTGGATAAAACAGATCTATCATTTGGAGCTGTTGACACAGCATTCATGGGTTCAACAGAAAATGGCAGATACTCTGTGTCTGGTGGAAGAACAAAGGTAATTGACGCGGGCGGATCTCCGATAACCTCATTCTCCGGAGAGGAATATCTAAACAATATCGAAGAATATTCTGAAGACTGGTCGTACCTCAAATTTTCCCGTCTGAAAGATGGACAGTATTATCGTGTTGGTCCTCTCGCCCGTCTTAATATTGTTGATTCTATGGGGACGCCTGCAGCAGATGCCGCCCTTGATGAGTACAGGGATAAATTCGGCCGGTATGTACAGACAACTCTCGCATACAATCCTGCACGATATATTGAATTCCTGGCATCATGCGAACGTGCGGTACAAATTCTCAGCGAACCATCAATTACATCAAATGATGTACGTGCAGAAGTCGGGAGTGTGGTAAATACCCGAGGTGTTGGAATCATTGAGGCCCCGCGTGGAACGCTGATACACGATTACACAGTAAATGAAGAGGGATTTTTGGAAAACTGTAATCTCATTGTTGCAACCTGCCAGAATAACTGGGCGATGGACAGGGGCGTTGAAAATGTTGCACGAAAAATTGTTTCCAACGGAAACATCTCAGAGAGCGGCAAAAATCAGATTGAGATGGTAATTCGCGCGTATGATCCCTGTATATCATGTGCCACCCATGCAATCGGCAGAATGCCACTCAAATGGAACATCGTGCCAAAAAGAAAGGGTTTTAATTCAACAAAACCGTAA
- a CDS encoding DUF5611 family protein, whose protein sequence is MQEYPIKRGYTKEFATRMVDGLTEFFEETAEEIDGHYRIAYGSFARLEVYTGEKGKTLIVDSDSDMSIFDRLSEEEANEMVLDTNRRFRQYLEFVTGYNTKERKKKAEQAAKKTK, encoded by the coding sequence ATGCAGGAATATCCAATAAAGAGAGGATATACCAAAGAATTTGCCACTCGGATGGTAGACGGTCTGACTGAATTCTTTGAAGAGACAGCAGAAGAAATTGATGGGCACTACCGCATCGCCTATGGATCTTTTGCACGTCTTGAAGTATACACCGGTGAAAAAGGAAAAACACTGATTGTCGACTCTGACTCGGACATGTCCATATTTGATCGTCTCAGTGAAGAGGAGGCAAATGAGATGGTACTTGATACAAACAGACGCTTCCGCCAGTACCTGGAATTTGTTACCGGATATAACACAAAAGAGCGAAAAAAGAAGGCAGAACAAGCTGCCAAAAAAACAAAATAA
- a CDS encoding A24 family peptidase C-terminal domain-containing protein, protein MIYPALVLSSVAIGLTLLYASVLDLRERRVPFRTWYPMLFVAVPMAILTYTGLFSDAFRFAAGLFLLSAMLCFFYYFASAYLHLFGGADAWAMIFITACIPLFPFEPYVGYPFIAYFPLSVIMNAVLLNLVTPLGIFATNCFRRNRGPLRYMFIGFPVDGKTIQDEFGFVMEEFTEDEDGRVTRRYLSFAEAIRRMIRGERRLYTRDFKRNPEEYAEEMRLYRKAGVVWISYGVPFIIPICAGFLSAIFIGDIMTILIQTLSGVV, encoded by the coding sequence ATGATATATCCGGCACTTGTTCTTTCTTCAGTGGCCATAGGTCTGACCCTTCTGTATGCATCGGTCCTGGACCTGCGTGAGCGAAGGGTTCCATTCAGAACATGGTATCCGATGCTTTTCGTTGCAGTTCCCATGGCAATACTTACCTATACAGGATTATTCAGTGATGCTTTTCGGTTTGCAGCCGGTCTTTTCCTCTTATCGGCAATGCTCTGTTTTTTCTATTATTTTGCCTCTGCATATCTGCATCTTTTTGGAGGCGCGGATGCATGGGCCATGATCTTCATTACCGCATGCATACCCCTTTTCCCCTTTGAGCCGTATGTCGGTTATCCGTTCATTGCATATTTTCCCTTGTCGGTCATTATGAATGCTGTTCTTCTCAATCTCGTGACTCCTTTGGGAATCTTTGCAACGAACTGCTTTCGGAGAAACCGCGGCCCCCTCAGGTATATGTTTATAGGATTCCCCGTTGACGGAAAAACTATTCAGGATGAATTTGGATTTGTCATGGAGGAGTTTACTGAAGATGAGGATGGTAGAGTCACACGCCGGTACCTTTCGTTTGCCGAGGCGATTCGCAGAATGATCCGTGGGGAGCGGAGGTTGTATACGCGGGATTTCAAACGAAACCCAGAGGAATATGCGGAAGAAATGAGATTATATCGGAAAGCTGGTGTAGTATGGATCTCGTATGGTGTTCCGTTTATCATACCTATCTGTGCGGGTTTTCTCTCTGCAATATTTATTGGTGATATTATGACAATACTAATACAGACACTATCCGGAGTTGTCTGA
- a CDS encoding 4Fe-4S dicluster domain-containing protein produces MIEIRVDEDACVGCGLCVKDCPMEVLQLQNGVCYPAHPENCMGCLSCHEICPAQALEHKGAVPSRRMYISMKVCNMLRKVI; encoded by the coding sequence ATGATAGAAATCAGGGTTGATGAAGATGCCTGCGTCGGGTGTGGCCTATGCGTAAAAGACTGCCCAATGGAAGTACTTCAATTACAAAATGGTGTTTGTTATCCGGCACATCCGGAAAATTGTATGGGATGCCTATCATGCCATGAGATCTGCCCGGCCCAGGCCCTTGAACATAAGGGGGCAGTGCCGTCCAGAAGAATGTACATCAGCATGAAAGTATGCAACATGCTTCGAAAGGTGATCTAA
- a CDS encoding proteasome assembly chaperone family protein, with translation MEEIRIKSSDPEGENLVVLLGFPGSGLVGSIALAHMIDELEFTHIGNITSKYFPPLAMMVDGIVNAPMRIFQKGEYVLVISDVPIHPMICYEVGNGILEWLSAFPVREVVVVAGIVTNDVEKRVFGVATDQTGLEMINDKTEILPMGSITGIAGTILTECKVNGVTAIGLMGESVNAPDPRAAASVMTVLNDLYGFGVSIDPLIEQATEIEASLQQMAEQVEQAEQQPVKKEHLPMYG, from the coding sequence ATGGAGGAGATACGAATAAAATCCAGCGACCCTGAAGGGGAGAATCTTGTTGTATTACTGGGATTCCCCGGCAGCGGTCTTGTTGGAAGTATTGCACTTGCTCATATGATCGATGAACTGGAGTTCACACATATTGGAAACATTACCAGCAAATATTTCCCGCCGCTTGCGATGATGGTTGATGGAATTGTCAATGCGCCGATGCGGATTTTCCAGAAAGGGGAGTATGTCCTGGTAATTTCAGATGTGCCCATTCATCCGATGATCTGTTATGAAGTTGGCAATGGCATTCTGGAATGGCTGTCTGCGTTTCCAGTGCGTGAAGTCGTGGTTGTGGCGGGGATAGTGACAAATGATGTCGAAAAACGTGTGTTTGGGGTTGCAACCGATCAGACAGGTCTTGAAATGATTAACGATAAAACAGAAATTCTGCCGATGGGGAGTATCACAGGAATTGCGGGGACGATTCTTACAGAATGTAAAGTAAATGGTGTGACGGCTATCGGGCTGATGGGAGAATCGGTGAATGCACCGGACCCGCGGGCTGCTGCATCGGTAATGACTGTTCTCAATGATCTGTATGGATTTGGTGTAAGTATTGATCCCCTGATTGAACAGGCAACGGAAATTGAAGCCTCTCTGCAGCAGATGGCTGAACAGGTTGAACAGGCAGAACAGCAACCGGTGAAAAAGGAACACCTTCCGATGTACGGGTGA
- a CDS encoding hydrocarbon binding protein (contains V4R domain) codes for MPASYIDEAKKQFRTDLVFKTEDVPLRCDPPAAEFEVTLHGLMQMNGYIIKSLEEIAGRGANAVTYRAGKKFGHEVAKYFEKKEDVEEALRELSYILHGQYSFEPWKPGDKDDYIVKDESGTFIYLVFHDCIVRQTLRRIGEEQGGPFCQTLCGYVVGAVEEITGKRGKLEIIHTGPNACLKKLILK; via the coding sequence GTGCCTGCTAGTTATATTGATGAAGCAAAGAAGCAGTTCCGAACGGATCTTGTTTTTAAAACGGAAGATGTACCGCTCCGGTGCGATCCTCCTGCTGCAGAGTTTGAGGTCACACTCCATGGCCTCATGCAGATGAATGGCTATATCATAAAATCCCTGGAAGAGATTGCAGGAAGGGGAGCAAATGCTGTAACCTACCGGGCAGGGAAAAAATTTGGCCACGAAGTTGCGAAGTATTTCGAGAAAAAGGAGGATGTTGAGGAAGCACTTCGTGAACTCTCGTACATTCTGCATGGACAATACTCCTTCGAACCATGGAAACCAGGCGATAAAGACGACTACATTGTCAAAGATGAGAGTGGGACATTCATTTATCTGGTATTTCATGATTGCATTGTCCGTCAGACACTGAGACGAATCGGTGAAGAGCAGGGAGGCCCGTTCTGCCAGACACTGTGTGGCTATGTTGTTGGCGCTGTCGAAGAAATCACCGGAAAGCGAGGAAAACTGGAGATTATTCATACCGGTCCCAACGCGTGTCTCAAAAAACTTATTCTGAAATAA
- the hisI gene encoding phosphoribosyl-AMP cyclohydrolase — translation MEIKYNRSGLVPVIAQDMETGRVLMLAYANAEALSLSQSTGYAHYFSRSRDRIWKKGEESGHLQKIEHIRVDCDGDTLLYLVHQTGAPCHTGYETCFFRELDGTVIARRLVDPDEVYDKKDE, via the coding sequence ATGGAGATTAAATATAATAGATCCGGGCTTGTTCCTGTGATTGCACAGGATATGGAGACGGGGCGTGTTCTGATGCTTGCATATGCAAATGCTGAAGCTCTTTCTCTGTCTCAGTCCACAGGGTATGCGCATTATTTTTCGCGGAGCAGAGATCGTATCTGGAAAAAGGGTGAAGAATCCGGACACCTTCAGAAGATTGAACATATACGGGTTGACTGTGATGGAGACACGCTGTTATATCTCGTGCACCAGACCGGTGCGCCCTGTCATACCGGATATGAAACATGCTTTTTCCGTGAATTGGACGGTACAGTCATTGCGCGGAGGCTTGTGGATCCGGATGAGGTATATGATAAAAAGGATGAGTGA
- a CDS encoding PINc/VapC family ATPase: MKLVPDTSVVIDGRITSMIREGEYNGSTIIIPEAVVAELESQANQGREIGFSGLIELQQLSDMAGEGIIELEYTGKRPSLEQVKLASGGEIDALIRDVALEYEDVRFITSDIVQAEVAKAKGLDVLYLKPQVGEFSPLGIDQFFDETTISVHLKERVEPFARKGTIEHSEMVHLRETPLSEYELRQMAQEILERAKRDPDGFVEVERKGVTIVQIGSMRISIVRRPFSDGMEITAFRPVLRGQYDMSSLSSEIKERLARKSSGILIAGPPGSGKTTLAEAIASYFLTSGQQVCTVENPRDLQVPDSVTQFSALDGSMKKTAEVLVLIRPDHVIFDGIRVDEDFQVYMDMRLAGVGTIGVVHSRTPWDAIQRFINRVDFSTVANAVDTLIFVDDSNISVYDISLVIGIPTGMEDVSKSCPIIRLSNGTDGTVVCDVFCHEGQVIVLPAGVHEVTPVSPPKKEVPAPVKEMPKEIPEEKEEVIPDEENLAWKLAEREIKQEIGRFTDGPVEVKMLSDNKAVVYIDDRDVPAAIGKGGKNVAGIVNKLSIGIDIKPLSEFETAKEETSFNGTPSSEGAGANGQSIELNVDKKNLVVMSPQNSGKIVDVFGGKEYLFTATVNDNGEISIAKSSGIAQDMLRRYQDGESIRLKPVGN; the protein is encoded by the coding sequence ATGAAATTAGTACCCGATACAAGCGTCGTTATAGATGGGCGCATAACCTCCATGATACGGGAGGGAGAATATAATGGATCTACAATAATAATACCGGAAGCCGTTGTGGCTGAACTTGAATCGCAGGCAAACCAGGGACGTGAAATAGGATTCAGCGGATTAATAGAACTTCAGCAACTTTCAGATATGGCTGGTGAAGGAATTATTGAATTAGAGTACACCGGAAAACGCCCCAGTCTTGAACAGGTGAAGCTGGCTAGTGGTGGAGAAATAGATGCATTGATACGCGATGTGGCACTGGAATATGAGGATGTACGGTTTATTACCAGCGATATTGTTCAGGCAGAGGTGGCAAAGGCGAAAGGGTTGGATGTTCTCTATCTGAAACCACAGGTAGGTGAATTTTCACCCCTGGGTATAGACCAGTTTTTTGATGAGACAACCATTTCTGTCCATCTGAAGGAACGGGTTGAACCTTTTGCACGAAAAGGAACAATAGAACATTCAGAGATGGTCCATCTTCGCGAAACACCACTTTCGGAATATGAACTCCGTCAGATGGCACAGGAGATCCTTGAACGCGCCAAACGCGACCCGGATGGATTTGTTGAGGTTGAACGCAAGGGAGTAACCATTGTCCAGATCGGTTCGATGAGAATATCAATTGTCCGCAGGCCATTTTCTGATGGTATGGAAATTACTGCGTTCAGGCCTGTTCTCAGAGGGCAGTATGATATGTCCTCTCTGTCTTCGGAAATAAAAGAACGTCTTGCCCGAAAATCATCCGGTATTCTTATTGCAGGTCCCCCTGGCTCTGGAAAAACCACACTGGCTGAGGCAATTGCTTCATATTTCCTAACGTCAGGGCAGCAGGTCTGTACTGTTGAAAATCCACGGGATCTTCAGGTTCCTGATTCAGTCACACAGTTTTCTGCGCTTGACGGAAGTATGAAGAAAACCGCAGAGGTGCTTGTTCTTATCCGTCCGGATCATGTGATATTTGATGGAATTCGTGTGGATGAAGATTTTCAGGTATACATGGACATGCGTCTTGCAGGGGTTGGAACAATTGGCGTTGTCCATTCCCGTACTCCCTGGGATGCAATACAGCGGTTCATTAACCGGGTTGATTTCAGCACCGTAGCAAATGCTGTGGATACGCTGATATTTGTTGATGATTCGAATATATCCGTTTATGATATTAGCCTGGTAATTGGAATTCCAACGGGGATGGAGGATGTGTCAAAGAGTTGCCCGATAATCAGGCTATCAAATGGTACTGATGGGACTGTTGTATGCGATGTCTTCTGTCATGAAGGGCAGGTCATTGTTCTCCCTGCCGGAGTGCATGAAGTAACGCCGGTTTCCCCTCCCAAAAAGGAAGTGCCAGCTCCAGTAAAAGAAATGCCAAAAGAAATTCCTGAGGAGAAGGAAGAAGTAATTCCAGATGAGGAAAACCTCGCGTGGAAGTTGGCAGAGCGTGAAATAAAACAGGAAATTGGTCGTTTTACAGATGGGCCTGTAGAAGTGAAGATGCTTTCTGATAATAAGGCAGTTGTGTATATTGACGACAGGGATGTGCCTGCAGCGATAGGCAAAGGAGGTAAAAATGTTGCAGGTATTGTCAATAAACTAAGTATTGGTATTGATATTAAACCACTTTCTGAGTTTGAAACGGCAAAAGAAGAAACTTCTTTTAACGGAACACCCTCGAGTGAAGGTGCTGGGGCAAACGGGCAGTCCATCGAACTTAATGTCGACAAAAAGAACCTCGTGGTGATGTCGCCGCAAAACAGTGGTAAGATCGTCGATGTGTTCGGTGGAAAAGAATATCTTTTTACCGCTACTGTGAATGATAATGGTGAAATTAGCATCGCAAAAAGCAGTGGAATTGCTCAGGATATGCTCCGCCGGTATCAGGATGGTGAATCAATCCGCCTGAAACCGGTAGGAAACTAA